DNA sequence from the Glycine soja cultivar W05 chromosome 18, ASM419377v2, whole genome shotgun sequence genome:
ATGGTTTTGCCACAGaagattgaaagataaaaaaatgttgaatgaTGAAGTATGTGCTAATGGACGACATGATCGTTCAAGTGGTGTCATCCAGGATCGTGGCAGTGGTCTAGTGCAGGATTCATGCGGAAGCACTAAACATGTTGACTATAGGTATCTGGATCCCAAAGAGGTTGAGAGCCATGGCCTCTATAACCATGGATTTTCAGCTGCAGATATGATGTATGGTCACAATAACCATCATTATACAGAAAATGATAGTGCAACAGATAACACATCATCTGAGAGTAGCTCCTCTTTACAAGACCGATTGCTTCGTCAAGGAAAGGATCTGTATGATATGGAGCCTTCAAGTCATCTTACACCTAATGGATCTCTTCCGCCTCTCAATATCAAGGGTGCAAATAACTTGGGATATAAACCATCAGGATATTTGAAAGTGAAGGGAGATATAGAACATGCTGCTATTACTGCTGTTAAAAAGCAATTAGGAAAGCATTATCGGGAAGACGGTCCACTACTTACTGTTGAATTTGATACAATTCCTCCTGAGGCATTTGAATGCCAAATTGCAGATCTAGCTAATGGTAGGTTGTACTATATGTATTCAGTTATCTGATTTTTCCAAGGCTCACTAGGTTTGCAAgactaaaatagttttttttgttgaagcAATAAAATAGTGCTTTGGGTAAAAGTAATATTATTGGTCACATCAGGTCAAGAAAGTTCATGATCTTTGAATTTGAGCGTTTTACTAGATAGATTTGATCTTAGCTTAGGTGTAAGgatgtattttctttattatgttgGTTCTCCTTATTCTAAATCTAATTTTTGATTGCATATGGTCATTTTGAGAATAGATTGAGATTCTTACCTGTCTAATCTGATGAATACTATGGCAGAAGCATACTATGCTGCAAATCCTGCTCTTCCAAATTCTCCAGAAGTCTCTGCTGTGAAAAAACAATCCAGTCTTAGTTCTGTAAGTTGAACTTTCTAACACATTCATCTTTTAATTGGATTGCCCTAGTAGAACATGGTCTGTTTAAGTTATAAGGTACATGCTTCATAAATTGGGTAGTTATGTGATTTTTaatgttacaacttacaagctTAGGATGAGTGGTGGTTTCTTTAAATCAGtgcttaattgttaattttctgGCCTCTCACTTTCTTTTCCTTGCATATTGGCAGAAATATGATTCATATTTTACCAAAATCAGTTCCCAAGATTCACATATGGACAGAGGTGACTTTGGCTCCTTGCATGATTCTGATTTCCAGGATAAGAAATCCTTCCAGGTTATAAATCAAAGGCAAAATTTTCAGAGTTTTACCAATCCTTTGCCTCACAAGAACTCTTCCCTGGATTTGAATGCAGACTCTACTGGGGAAGCATCTGcttataataacataaaaaatcgtAGAAAGGGTACTAAACATGGTTTTGATGGGGTGAGATATGATTCTGCTTCTAACCCTAGTGATCACTATGAAGAGAATAATAACCTTGCGGTTAAGCAGACAGATTCTCTGCTACATGGCTATGAAAACAGCAATCTGAAGAATGTACAAAGGAGTGAATATGTGAAATCTAAACCTTCCAATTCAGTACA
Encoded proteins:
- the LOC114397711 gene encoding homeobox-DDT domain protein RLT1-like isoform X2; translation: MEEATEFHSEENKLSMEKNKKRRLKTPAQLKGLEDFYNDNKYPTEEMKSELADELELTEKQISGWFCHRRLKDKKMLNDEVCANGRHDRSSGVIQDRGSGLVQDSCGSTKHVDYRYLDPKEVESHGLYNHGFSAADMMYGHNNHHYTENDSATDNTSSESSSSLQDRLLRQGKDLYDMEPSSHLTPNGSLPPLNIKGANNLGYKPSGYLKVKGDIEHAAITAVKKQLGKHYREDGPLLTVEFDTIPPEAFECQIADLANEAYYAANPALPNSPEVSAVKKQSSLSSKYDSYFTKISSQDSHMDRGDFGSLHDSDFQDKKSFQVINQRQNFQSFTNPLPHKNSSLDLNADSTGEASAYNNIKNRRKGTKHGFDGVRYDSASNPSDHYEENNNLAVKQTDSLLHGYENSNLKNVQRSEYVKSKPSNSVHKSQIYLDTEERRGLNKRMAKEEKFDGDRKVKKQYRDPDEVRALTNEMMVAKRAKVDPLEQYDVKQSSVAELEPRKSQR
- the LOC114397711 gene encoding homeobox-DDT domain protein RLT1-like isoform X1, encoding MEEATEFHSEENKLSMEKNKKRRLKTPAQLKGLEDFYNDNKYPTEEMKSELADELELTEKQISGWFCHRRLKDKKMLNDEVCANGRHDRSSGVIQDRGSGLVQDSCGSTKHVDYRYLDPKEVESHGLYNHGFSAADMMYGHNNHHYTENDSATDNTSSESSSSLQDRLLRQGKDLYDMEPSSHLTPNGSLPPLNIKGANNLGYKPSGYLKVKGDIEHAAITAVKKQLGKHYREDGPLLTVEFDTIPPEAFECQIADLANEAYYAANPALPNSPEVSAVKKQSSLSSKYDSYFTKISSQDSHMDRGDFGSLHDSDFQDKKSFQVINQRQNFQSFTNPLPHKNSSLDLNADSTGEASAYNNIKNRRKGTKHGFDGVRYDSASNPSDHYEENNNLAVKQTDSLLHGYENSNLKNVQRSEYVKSKPSNSVHKSQIYLDTEERRGLNKRMAKEEKFDGDRKVKKQYRDPDEVRALTNEMMVAKRAKVDPLEQYDVKQSSVAELEPRKSQRSAAEMPSSFSEDETAETSSSAD